A genome region from Alteripontixanthobacter maritimus includes the following:
- a CDS encoding metal-sensitive transcriptional regulator: MAGAQDKKIVNRLRRVEGQVRGVAQMVEDDRYCIDILNQIQAVKSALGRAESEILKRHAACCVTEAIGSGDAEEQKVKFNELIDLFEKAKR, from the coding sequence ATGGCCGGCGCGCAAGACAAGAAGATCGTGAACCGGCTTCGGCGGGTCGAAGGGCAGGTTCGCGGCGTGGCGCAAATGGTCGAGGACGACCGTTATTGTATCGACATTCTCAACCAGATCCAGGCCGTGAAATCCGCCCTTGGGCGCGCGGAAAGCGAAATTCTCAAACGCCATGCCGCCTGCTGCGTCACCGAAGCCATCGGCAGCGGCGATGCGGAAGAGCAGAAAGTCAAGTTCAACGAGTTGATCGACCTGTTCGAAAAGGCGAAGCGTTGA
- a CDS encoding amino acid aminotransferase, with protein MLEQLSPQSPDALLALIKLYADDDRSDKIDLGVGVYRTDDGDTPVFAAIKNAERRLVEEQDSKSYLGPEGDMGFVNSLMPIIFGRDPAVGGRIEGMQTPGGTGAVRLAAALAQKAGATRIHMGVPSWPNHAQIFADLGMEVASFSHAADDGTADLDAVLSAIKGATALDAVLLHGCCHNPTGIDYTLEQWDAIAAALAESGALPIIDTAYQGLGQGLEEDVEGMRRVLAAVPQALIAYSCDKNFGMYRDRVGALYAMMRTPDRMAPVMSNLAALARASWSMPPDHGAAAVRIILRDEVLTREWRAELDSMRERLRQVRRALDKAGKAGSVDLKPVGRGHGMFAMLPVSKEQVQALREKHGVYMAGSGRINVAGLTMSNVGKFVGALADVTG; from the coding sequence ATGCTCGAACAACTCAGCCCCCAATCGCCCGATGCGCTGCTGGCGCTTATCAAACTCTACGCCGACGACGATCGCAGCGATAAGATCGACCTTGGCGTCGGCGTGTACCGTACCGATGATGGCGATACGCCGGTCTTTGCTGCCATCAAGAACGCCGAGCGGCGGCTGGTGGAGGAGCAGGACAGCAAATCCTATCTCGGCCCTGAAGGGGACATGGGGTTCGTCAATTCGTTGATGCCGATCATCTTTGGCCGCGATCCGGCGGTTGGTGGACGCATCGAGGGGATGCAGACCCCCGGCGGCACCGGCGCGGTTCGACTGGCTGCGGCGCTCGCGCAGAAAGCCGGCGCGACGCGCATCCATATGGGCGTGCCGAGCTGGCCCAACCATGCGCAGATCTTCGCCGATCTGGGGATGGAAGTGGCCAGCTTCAGCCATGCTGCCGACGACGGAACGGCGGATCTGGACGCCGTGCTCTCTGCCATCAAGGGAGCGACCGCGCTGGATGCGGTGCTGCTGCATGGCTGCTGCCACAACCCGACCGGGATCGATTACACGCTCGAGCAGTGGGATGCGATTGCGGCTGCGTTGGCTGAAAGCGGCGCGCTGCCGATCATCGATACGGCTTACCAGGGGCTGGGGCAGGGGCTGGAAGAAGACGTGGAGGGTATGCGCCGGGTGCTGGCCGCCGTGCCGCAGGCACTGATCGCCTATAGCTGCGATAAGAATTTCGGGATGTACCGCGACCGGGTGGGCGCGCTGTACGCGATGATGCGGACCCCGGACCGCATGGCCCCGGTGATGTCGAACCTGGCGGCGCTGGCGCGGGCAAGCTGGTCCATGCCGCCCGATCATGGCGCAGCGGCAGTCCGCATCATCCTGCGCGACGAGGTGTTGACACGCGAATGGCGCGCCGAACTCGATTCCATGCGGGAGCGGCTGCGGCAGGTGCGCCGGGCGCTCGACAAGGCGGGTAAAGCCGGTTCGGTCGATCTGAAGCCGGTGGGGCGCGGTCATGGGATGTTCGCCATGCTGCCGGTGTCGAAGGAGCAGGTGCAGGCGCTGCGCGAAAAACACGGCGTGTACATGGCCGGATCGGGCCGCATCAACGTGGCCGGGCTGACGATGAGCAATGTCGGCAAATTCGTGGGCGCGCTGGCGGACGTGACTGGCTGA
- a CDS encoding DUF1134 domain-containing protein, protein MRHTWKTICRSAAAILGPAALLASPPAVQSAVAQPVETTDPDQWIDADLAENPGNGSPYGDDTPSVPPPPPPAPPESTTVPAAQPEVGDWDADGAAMAGQAAGQNGVRVAPEWSDPVPTDASEAATVAARDPSAIPGDTYKEDDLIGAAEGVFGKGAEGVARMIQKLLADQGEPNGYIVGREAGGAFFVGARYGSGTLFHKVEGQMPVYWTGPSIGFDVGANAANTFVLVYNLYDTDELYERFPAGEGQAYAIGGLNASYLRKGDVVMIPIRVGAGLRLGVNAGYMKFSRKQRWLPF, encoded by the coding sequence ATGCGCCACACCTGGAAAACCATCTGCCGCTCTGCCGCCGCAATTCTCGGCCCGGCGGCGCTGCTGGCATCTCCGCCGGCGGTTCAGTCGGCGGTTGCGCAACCGGTCGAGACGACCGATCCCGACCAGTGGATCGACGCCGATCTTGCGGAAAATCCCGGTAACGGATCGCCCTATGGCGACGACACGCCGTCGGTACCGCCGCCTCCGCCCCCCGCTCCCCCCGAAAGTACCACCGTGCCTGCCGCGCAGCCGGAAGTCGGCGATTGGGATGCAGATGGTGCGGCGATGGCTGGGCAAGCTGCAGGGCAGAACGGTGTTCGCGTAGCGCCGGAATGGTCGGACCCCGTGCCGACGGATGCTTCCGAAGCAGCCACCGTAGCGGCTCGAGACCCGTCGGCTATACCGGGCGATACCTACAAGGAAGACGATCTGATCGGCGCGGCGGAAGGCGTGTTCGGCAAGGGCGCGGAAGGCGTCGCGCGGATGATCCAGAAATTGCTGGCTGATCAAGGCGAACCTAATGGCTATATCGTCGGCCGCGAGGCGGGCGGGGCGTTTTTCGTAGGCGCACGCTATGGCTCGGGCACGCTGTTCCACAAGGTGGAAGGGCAGATGCCCGTCTACTGGACCGGACCGTCCATCGGGTTCGACGTGGGCGCGAATGCGGCCAACACCTTCGTGCTCGTCTACAATTTGTACGACACCGACGAGCTGTACGAACGCTTTCCTGCGGGCGAGGGGCAGGCCTATGCAATCGGCGGGCTGAACGCGAGTTACCTGCGTAAGGGCGATGTGGTGATGATCCCGATCCGCGTGGGCGCCGGGCTGCGGCTTGGGGTGAATGCGGGTTACATGAAGTTTTCGCGCAAGCAACGCTGGCTGCCGTTCTGA
- a CDS encoding riboflavin synthase codes for MFTGIITAIGTISKVEQRGDMRCTIRCPFDPAGMAIGASIACSGVCLTVVDRGGEAGDAWFAVDVSGETVARTAKDQWTQGRALNLEQALKLGDELGGHMVTGHVDAVGRVAIARNEGGSTRLEIRAPQDIAPFVAEKGSITVDGASLTVNEVHDEDDGQVRFALNIIPHTGEVTTLGKLTEGASVNLEIDVLARYLKRMQALRG; via the coding sequence ATGTTCACCGGCATCATCACCGCCATCGGCACCATTTCGAAAGTCGAGCAGCGCGGCGATATGCGCTGCACGATCCGCTGTCCGTTCGACCCTGCCGGTATGGCCATCGGCGCATCCATCGCCTGTTCCGGCGTCTGCCTGACGGTAGTCGATCGTGGCGGCGAGGCAGGCGACGCATGGTTCGCAGTGGATGTATCCGGCGAAACGGTCGCGCGCACGGCGAAGGACCAATGGACGCAAGGACGCGCACTGAACCTGGAGCAGGCACTCAAGCTGGGTGACGAACTCGGCGGTCACATGGTCACCGGCCATGTCGATGCGGTGGGCCGGGTGGCGATCGCCCGCAACGAAGGCGGCTCAACCCGCCTGGAAATCCGCGCCCCGCAGGACATCGCGCCATTCGTGGCCGAAAAAGGCTCGATCACGGTCGACGGTGCCTCGCTGACCGTGAACGAAGTGCATGACGAGGACGACGGCCAGGTCCGCTTCGCCCTCAACATCATCCCTCACACCGGCGAAGTCACGACGTTGGGCAAGCTGACAGAAGGCGCCAGCGTGAACCTGGAAATCGACGTACTGGCGCGGTACCTGAAACGGATGCAAGCGCTGCGCGGGTAG
- a CDS encoding copper resistance protein B — translation MPAQELSDCEAEAARHRAMGHPVPAGQCAPASAEDVPQRSVDTNAECEAEAARHRAMGHPVPPNQCAPDQAPQTVQVAADAVTECEAEAARHRAMGHTVPADSCEPMENGEMDMGTADAPMDHAAMGHSMWGHASDTAIPSGPPPAAAGAGPPRAADAIWGAEAMRDSRKALAQENGGMKTLWFQGDRLEYRAREGRDGYLWDVQGYYGSDLDKFWFKSEGEGSFGEEIEGAEVQALYSRAIAPFFDLQTGIRQDFAPIDRTYAVVGIQGLAPYLFEVDAAAFLSDQGDLTARIEVELDQKITQRLVLQPRAEINLAAQDVPEVGIGAGLDTIEAGLRLRYEFAREFAPYIGIEQEWKVDGSADYARMTGEDPSVTNYVVGLRFWF, via the coding sequence ATGCCGGCCCAAGAGTTGAGCGATTGCGAAGCTGAAGCGGCCCGTCACCGCGCGATGGGGCACCCTGTGCCTGCGGGCCAGTGCGCGCCGGCCTCAGCAGAAGACGTCCCGCAGCGATCTGTTGATACTAACGCTGAATGCGAAGCTGAAGCTGCGAGACATCGGGCAATGGGCCATCCCGTCCCGCCGAACCAATGCGCTCCGGACCAAGCACCGCAAACAGTTCAGGTAGCCGCTGATGCAGTTACGGAGTGCGAGGCGGAAGCGGCCCGCCACCGCGCGATGGGCCACACGGTTCCCGCCGATAGCTGTGAGCCTATGGAAAATGGGGAAATGGATATGGGCACTGCTGACGCCCCCATGGATCACGCCGCGATGGGTCATTCAATGTGGGGTCACGCCAGCGATACGGCGATCCCCTCCGGGCCGCCTCCTGCTGCGGCTGGAGCCGGTCCCCCACGCGCCGCCGATGCGATCTGGGGCGCGGAAGCCATGCGTGACAGCCGCAAAGCGCTCGCCCAAGAAAACGGCGGGATGAAAACGCTCTGGTTCCAGGGCGACCGCTTGGAATATCGCGCACGCGAAGGACGCGATGGTTATCTGTGGGATGTGCAAGGTTACTACGGCAGTGACCTGGACAAATTCTGGTTCAAGTCCGAAGGCGAAGGCAGTTTTGGCGAGGAGATTGAAGGCGCAGAAGTCCAAGCCCTCTACAGCCGCGCGATCGCGCCGTTCTTCGATCTGCAAACCGGTATACGTCAGGATTTCGCGCCGATTGACCGAACCTATGCCGTGGTCGGCATTCAAGGTCTCGCGCCATATCTGTTTGAAGTAGATGCGGCTGCATTCCTGTCCGACCAAGGTGACCTGACCGCCCGGATCGAGGTCGAATTGGACCAGAAAATCACTCAGCGGCTAGTCCTGCAACCGCGAGCGGAAATAAATCTGGCCGCGCAGGATGTTCCGGAAGTGGGCATCGGAGCCGGATTAGACACGATTGAAGCCGGGCTACGTCTGCGCTACGAGTTCGCCCGAGAATTCGCACCCTACATCGGCATAGAGCAGGAATGGAAAGTCGATGGCAGCGCGGACTATGCTCGCATGACCGGGGAAGACCCAAGCGTCACAAACTATGTCGTGGGTTTGAGATTCTGGTTTTGA
- a CDS encoding DUF7674 family protein, translated as MFPPLLEADPTFLPKWREFLTEWSDESDDLPLYLALDELAHHLVETQQAGSISNLPKVFDVVERWHVEGDAYVSEAATIGLLESIQNILISKKASKGKAGLDFTPYFGLETRRWWDKLYRFWDGDTSALKLDR; from the coding sequence ATGTTCCCGCCGCTGTTGGAGGCTGATCCAACCTTTTTGCCAAAGTGGCGGGAGTTTCTTACAGAGTGGTCAGATGAATCTGATGACTTGCCTTTGTATCTCGCTCTCGACGAATTGGCTCATCACCTTGTCGAGACGCAACAAGCAGGAAGCATCTCAAACCTTCCAAAGGTGTTTGATGTTGTAGAACGTTGGCACGTCGAGGGGGATGCCTACGTCAGCGAAGCAGCCACAATCGGTCTACTGGAAAGTATCCAGAATATTCTAATCTCGAAGAAAGCCTCGAAAGGTAAAGCAGGATTGGATTTCACGCCGTATTTCGGGTTGGAAACGAGGCGCTGGTGGGATAAACTCTATCGGTTTTGGGACGGCGACACGTCAGCCCTTAAGCTTGATAGATAA
- a CDS encoding DUF2231 domain-containing protein, protein MKRLLFLLIALMVVMSGQAVSAHGPDEHEGRQTAQVTAAAEAAATPVSPESIRPARDAGDDAQDGSILSNIHPATVHFPIALLLMAALTELAVMVRPSPALQGTARIMLWDGAVGAVVTAMFGWFHTGIWFGGSGTMQWHRWIGTSIAIVAPLAAFLAGRGHIAISRLLLFGCAALILAQGYLGPELAHGPNHLGF, encoded by the coding sequence TTGAAGCGCCTACTTTTCCTGTTGATTGCCCTAATGGTGGTTATGTCCGGTCAGGCAGTGTCAGCGCATGGCCCCGACGAGCACGAAGGGCGGCAAACCGCGCAGGTTACTGCGGCAGCCGAAGCGGCAGCCACGCCCGTTTCGCCAGAAAGCATCAGGCCTGCGCGCGACGCTGGCGACGATGCGCAGGATGGCTCCATTCTCAGCAACATTCATCCCGCAACCGTTCATTTTCCGATTGCCCTCCTGTTGATGGCAGCCCTAACTGAGCTTGCGGTGATGGTCCGTCCGTCCCCAGCGCTTCAGGGAACGGCGCGCATCATGCTGTGGGACGGCGCAGTCGGCGCAGTCGTGACCGCGATGTTCGGGTGGTTTCACACCGGCATTTGGTTCGGTGGAAGCGGAACGATGCAATGGCACCGGTGGATCGGCACATCCATCGCCATCGTCGCCCCGCTTGCGGCCTTCTTGGCCGGGCGCGGTCATATCGCGATCTCAAGATTGCTTCTGTTTGGATGCGCTGCGCTCATTCTCGCTCAAGGTTATCTCGGTCCCGAGCTTGCCCACGGTCCCAATCATCTCGGTTTCTGA
- a CDS encoding recombinase family protein, with protein MILETTKRCAIYTRKSSEEGLEQSFNSLDAQREACESYVLSQASERWEALPNRYDDGGFSGGNTTRPGLKALLDDIEAGRVDVVVVYKIDRLTRSLADFARIVAIFDAAECSFVSVIQSFNTTGSMGKLMLNVLLSFAQFEREVTGERIRDKIAASKAKGMWMGGNPPLGYDKPEDDRRILRVNEVEAKIVRDMFTQYLGLGSVHALQLSLAERGICSKRWITEKGRIMGAKAFSRGALFHLLRNQLYLGQIVHKDQVHEGGHAAIVHQDLFDQVQQHLDGNARRHRAKAGRRKVVAPLMGKLFDAAGEPMSPTTSRGKSGKRYRYYVSASLQQRTRPADETSLQRLSALEIERVVGEAIQRWVPRASDPFAILRSVHMSARGLHVSIEAKDGGSIARALTGDETIADHTADYTTVLLPVALPMRGGKRLVVPSVQRRTQPDPILVAALRKAHAMLDTERGMPMISTVPTSPYDRNILRLAFLAPDIQRALLEGRQPYHLNLETMKKIDFPLSWSRQRKVLGFSETENPCSAD; from the coding sequence TTGATACTCGAGACAACTAAGCGCTGTGCCATCTATACTCGCAAAAGCTCTGAGGAAGGCCTCGAACAATCGTTCAACAGCCTTGATGCACAGCGCGAGGCTTGCGAGTCGTACGTGCTGAGCCAAGCCAGCGAACGCTGGGAGGCATTGCCAAACCGCTACGACGATGGCGGGTTCTCCGGCGGCAACACCACGCGTCCTGGATTGAAGGCGCTGCTTGACGACATTGAAGCGGGACGCGTTGATGTTGTCGTCGTTTACAAAATTGACCGGCTGACCCGCAGCCTTGCCGACTTCGCGCGCATCGTTGCAATCTTCGACGCTGCAGAGTGTAGCTTTGTCTCGGTGATCCAGTCGTTCAACACCACCGGTTCGATGGGCAAGCTGATGCTCAACGTTCTGCTCTCCTTCGCCCAGTTCGAGCGCGAGGTCACCGGCGAGCGGATCCGCGACAAAATTGCGGCGTCGAAAGCGAAGGGCATGTGGATGGGTGGCAACCCTCCGCTAGGCTACGACAAGCCCGAGGATGATAGGCGTATCCTTCGCGTGAACGAGGTAGAAGCTAAAATCGTCCGCGATATGTTTACGCAATATCTTGGGCTCGGCTCGGTTCATGCTCTTCAGCTTAGCCTTGCTGAACGGGGAATTTGCTCCAAGCGATGGATAACCGAAAAAGGCAGGATCATGGGAGCCAAAGCGTTCAGCCGAGGGGCGCTGTTCCATCTTCTGCGCAACCAACTTTACCTCGGGCAGATCGTTCACAAGGACCAAGTGCACGAGGGAGGTCATGCTGCGATCGTTCACCAAGATTTGTTCGACCAAGTCCAGCAGCATCTCGATGGCAATGCACGGCGGCATCGCGCGAAAGCCGGTCGCCGCAAGGTCGTAGCTCCGCTGATGGGCAAGCTGTTTGATGCGGCGGGCGAGCCGATGAGTCCGACCACCTCGCGCGGCAAGTCGGGCAAGCGCTATCGCTATTATGTGTCTGCATCGTTGCAGCAGCGTACCAGGCCAGCAGATGAGACATCGCTCCAACGCCTTTCAGCTTTAGAGATTGAGCGGGTTGTCGGCGAAGCGATCCAGCGCTGGGTACCGAGAGCTTCTGATCCGTTTGCAATCTTGCGCTCGGTCCACATGTCGGCGCGCGGGCTGCATGTTTCGATCGAGGCGAAAGATGGTGGAAGCATCGCTAGAGCGCTGACCGGTGATGAAACAATCGCGGATCACACCGCTGATTACACCACCGTGCTATTGCCGGTCGCATTGCCAATGCGCGGCGGCAAGAGGCTTGTCGTGCCATCAGTCCAGCGCCGCACTCAGCCCGATCCGATCCTTGTAGCAGCGCTCCGCAAAGCTCACGCGATGCTGGACACCGAACGCGGTATGCCGATGATCAGTACAGTGCCAACCTCGCCCTATGATCGCAACATCCTGCGGCTCGCATTCCTGGCGCCGGACATTCAACGCGCGCTGCTCGAAGGACGCCAGCCGTATCATCTCAACCTCGAGACAATGAAGAAAATCGACTTCCCACTATCATGGTCCCGGCAGCGCAAAGTGCTGGGATTTAGCGAAACCGAAAATCCCTGTTCTGCCGATTAA
- a CDS encoding GNAT family N-acetyltransferase, giving the protein MPIEYRFASTKDKALFNQVDEDVFDEAISAVSLHQFLTDERHHIVVAIDEGHIVGFVSAVDYFHPDKPHELWLNEVGVAATWRQHGIASRLLTMMFDHGRSLGCQEAWVLTEPDNLAANRLYRSVAEAAETSPMTTVVHRFRLS; this is encoded by the coding sequence ATGCCGATCGAATACCGCTTCGCTTCCACCAAAGATAAGGCTCTGTTTAATCAGGTCGATGAAGATGTTTTTGATGAGGCAATCTCCGCCGTTTCGCTTCATCAGTTCCTGACAGACGAGCGACATCATATCGTGGTCGCAATAGACGAAGGCCACATTGTAGGCTTTGTTTCGGCAGTAGACTATTTTCACCCCGATAAACCCCATGAGCTTTGGTTGAACGAGGTCGGTGTGGCGGCAACCTGGCGGCAACACGGTATAGCGAGCCGTCTGCTGACTATGATGTTCGATCACGGCAGATCGCTTGGGTGTCAGGAAGCGTGGGTTCTGACAGAGCCCGATAACTTGGCAGCGAACCGGCTATACCGTTCAGTTGCGGAGGCAGCAGAAACGAGTCCTATGACAACCGTCGTGCACCGTTTCCGGTTATCCTGA
- a CDS encoding DUF2924 domain-containing protein: MTADVENAVTKIAEMDLEALRTTWRSRYGAPPMLRSTLLMRQLLGWRIQSEAFGGLNTEIRKTLARSGSVQPEGKHLGIGARLTRHWKGREVTVVVEETGFRWKGEMFPSLSAAATAIAGSRWNGPRFFGLRES; this comes from the coding sequence ATGACTGCAGATGTCGAGAATGCCGTGACCAAAATCGCAGAAATGGATCTCGAAGCACTGCGCACCACGTGGAGGAGCCGCTACGGCGCTCCTCCCATGCTCCGTTCAACTCTTCTAATGCGGCAACTACTAGGATGGCGAATACAGTCCGAAGCGTTTGGCGGTTTGAATACCGAGATCCGCAAGACACTGGCGCGATCCGGCTCTGTGCAGCCGGAAGGCAAGCATCTTGGCATCGGCGCGAGATTAACCCGCCACTGGAAAGGACGGGAAGTGACCGTTGTGGTCGAGGAAACTGGGTTCCGGTGGAAGGGTGAGATGTTCCCCAGCCTCTCGGCAGCGGCTACCGCGATTGCTGGCTCTCGCTGGAACGGGCCTCGGTTCTTTGGCCTGAGGGAAAGTTGA
- a CDS encoding DUF3489 domain-containing protein, which translates to MTNKTTNPPTKLDTLEKLLKRKNGASIAEMMKATGWQQHSVRGAVAGALKKRGYAITSDNTDGVRRYRIEASQ; encoded by the coding sequence ATGACCAACAAAACCACAAACCCGCCAACTAAACTCGATACGCTCGAGAAGTTGCTGAAGCGCAAGAACGGCGCGAGCATCGCCGAGATGATGAAAGCAACGGGCTGGCAGCAACATTCGGTGCGCGGTGCGGTGGCAGGCGCGCTGAAGAAGCGCGGATATGCAATTACTTCAGACAACACCGATGGAGTGCGCCGCTATCGGATCGAGGCGTCACAATGA
- a CDS encoding copper resistance system multicopper oxidase: MTDLSISRRHLLGAGVVGAASLAVPAWARGGDISHGGMLRQGFDEVSGSSIDLTIAEGRRIVQGRRGHGIAVNGSVPGPLIRLKEGEPVKLNVTNMLDEDSSIHWHGLLVPFQFDGVPGVSFPGIMPGQTFVYDLPPIRQAGTYWWHSHSGMQEQSGHYGPLIIDPAGPDPIQADREYVLLLSEFTPLHPHTIMSKLKKGEGYFNYQQRTMTDDYPLSAEERRMWAEMRMMPTDIIDVTGSTYTYLANGFGPDEMPEFLFNPGESVRLRIINGSAMSFFNIRIPGATMNVVAADGLPVRPVPVQEFQIGTAETYDVLVEPVGEAVTIVAESMDRSGMALATLASTPGARAAIPALRDPPLLTMADMGMSGMDHGGMGHGDMAAAGKAEPMSGMDHSAMGHGDDADAGSMAGVSMDGMNMRDTSLLPPDVKVGPGIDMVSMNPVDRMGDPGIGLGDVDHRVLTYNDLVALRPNSDRRTPSRQMEIHLTGNMERYMWSFDGQKFTAVSDDPIRFAYNERVRVKLVNNTMMAHPIHLHGLFFELVNGAPDGFQPHKNVVIVQPGGSATFDLTANEEGDWAFHCHLLYHMHSGMFQIVTVTPEGTGA, translated from the coding sequence ATGACCGATCTATCGATTTCCCGGCGGCATTTGCTGGGCGCGGGCGTAGTCGGCGCAGCCTCCCTTGCGGTTCCCGCATGGGCAAGGGGCGGCGATATTAGCCACGGCGGTATGCTACGTCAGGGGTTCGATGAAGTCTCCGGCTCCAGCATCGATCTGACCATCGCGGAAGGCAGACGCATCGTGCAGGGTCGGCGCGGTCATGGGATCGCGGTCAATGGCAGCGTTCCCGGCCCTCTTATCCGCCTGAAGGAAGGCGAACCGGTCAAGCTTAACGTGACCAACATGCTGGACGAGGATAGCTCGATCCACTGGCACGGACTGCTCGTTCCATTTCAATTTGATGGCGTTCCAGGTGTGAGCTTCCCCGGTATCATGCCCGGACAAACGTTCGTCTATGACCTACCGCCGATCCGGCAGGCGGGGACCTATTGGTGGCATTCGCATTCGGGCATGCAGGAACAGTCCGGACATTACGGCCCCCTCATTATCGATCCTGCCGGACCCGATCCGATCCAGGCGGACCGGGAATATGTGCTGTTGCTGAGCGAGTTCACGCCGCTCCACCCACATACGATCATGAGCAAGCTGAAGAAGGGAGAAGGCTACTTCAACTATCAGCAGCGCACGATGACGGATGATTATCCCCTGTCTGCCGAAGAGCGCCGCATGTGGGCCGAGATGCGGATGATGCCGACGGACATTATCGATGTGACCGGATCGACCTATACCTACCTCGCCAACGGCTTCGGGCCGGACGAGATGCCCGAGTTCCTCTTCAATCCCGGCGAGAGCGTGCGGCTGCGCATCATCAACGGCAGCGCGATGAGTTTCTTTAACATCCGGATTCCCGGCGCGACAATGAACGTTGTCGCAGCGGACGGACTGCCGGTGCGCCCGGTGCCGGTGCAGGAGTTCCAGATTGGCACCGCCGAAACCTATGATGTGCTGGTGGAGCCGGTAGGCGAAGCCGTGACCATCGTTGCGGAATCGATGGACCGTTCCGGCATGGCGCTGGCCACGCTGGCAAGCACGCCGGGTGCGCGGGCGGCGATCCCCGCCCTGCGCGATCCGCCGCTTCTGACGATGGCGGATATGGGCATGAGCGGAATGGATCACGGTGGTATGGGTCATGGCGACATGGCCGCTGCCGGAAAAGCTGAGCCGATGTCCGGCATGGACCATTCGGCGATGGGTCATGGCGATGATGCGGACGCGGGTTCGATGGCGGGTGTGTCCATGGACGGCATGAACATGCGCGACACGTCCCTGCTGCCGCCGGATGTAAAGGTCGGGCCTGGCATCGACATGGTATCGATGAACCCGGTCGATCGGATGGGCGATCCTGGCATTGGCCTCGGCGATGTCGATCACCGCGTTCTGACCTACAACGATCTGGTCGCGCTCCGGCCCAATTCGGATCGGCGAACGCCATCGCGGCAGATGGAGATCCATCTCACCGGTAACATGGAACGCTACATGTGGTCGTTCGACGGGCAGAAGTTCACTGCCGTCAGCGACGATCCGATCCGGTTCGCCTATAACGAGCGGGTCCGGGTGAAGCTGGTCAATAACACCATGATGGCGCATCCAATCCATTTGCATGGATTGTTCTTCGAACTGGTCAATGGGGCACCCGATGGCTTCCAGCCGCACAAGAACGTGGTGATCGTCCAGCCCGGCGGCAGCGCAACGTTCGATCTCACCGCGAATGAGGAAGGCGACTGGGCCTTCCACTGCCATCTGCTCTATCACATGCATTCGGGCATGTTTCAGATCGTAACGGTCACACCGGAAGGAACCGGAGCATGA